From the genome of Clostridium sp. BNL1100, one region includes:
- a CDS encoding L-lactate permease, which produces MVGSLILTLLPILVIVCMLVIFKKSADISGIVGWLCVSVVAFLFFKTSLPVIFRSTASGFIRSFPVSMIVLTSLFMMAYMEKTGALKRIIIFIKTIASHNKAVQIMMINIGFGTLMVAVGATPVSILPPILLAMGYSTYVSIALPSIGYDSLCTYSLLGAPLVAFLDFANNFLGQGHEITPSQAGRVFFMFLPLVSTLIGFCMLYIVDKWNGIKKGFLPCIVTGGVIALVAFFTNKVDNLVTLTGVLSGLAVILAMALYLKFTGKKIIDKSILTDEEREYEKKYPLWKALSPWIILIGFILALNLPKPIYDYLYNLALPIKGITVDGRPIATRALWNAYTWIAVAVVVSMLVIQPKKSELKASVKVWIKRAPRPVFSAAIFFAIGDVMNYSGWSLNTMAYQTESMIKVLASTSANAFSGAYGFITGFVGLFGGFVTGSEASTIAMFANYTMQTANKLNLGLDGLIIVTAALAFGGGLASVISPAKLQNAAASIDKLGEENKVIRIAFVFALILTFVTSVYAMMLLKIGLKI; this is translated from the coding sequence ATGGTAGGGTCACTAATTTTGACACTATTACCAATTTTGGTAATAGTATGTATGCTTGTAATTTTTAAGAAGTCAGCTGACATCAGTGGTATTGTAGGCTGGCTTTGCGTATCTGTTGTAGCATTTCTATTTTTTAAAACATCTTTGCCGGTTATTTTCCGGTCAACTGCTTCGGGATTCATTCGTTCATTTCCGGTTTCAATGATAGTATTGACATCATTATTTATGATGGCTTATATGGAAAAAACCGGTGCTCTGAAAAGAATAATAATATTCATAAAGACAATAGCAAGTCATAATAAAGCAGTTCAGATTATGATGATTAACATAGGGTTTGGTACTTTGATGGTAGCTGTGGGTGCTACACCTGTATCCATACTTCCGCCTATACTCCTAGCAATGGGATATTCCACATATGTTTCAATTGCACTTCCATCTATAGGATATGATTCACTTTGTACATACTCACTTCTGGGTGCTCCTCTTGTGGCATTTCTGGATTTTGCAAACAACTTTTTGGGACAAGGGCATGAAATAACACCTTCACAGGCAGGAAGAGTATTTTTTATGTTTTTACCTTTAGTTTCAACTTTAATCGGATTCTGTATGTTGTATATCGTTGACAAATGGAACGGAATTAAGAAGGGCTTTCTACCTTGTATTGTAACGGGCGGGGTTATAGCACTTGTAGCATTTTTCACAAACAAGGTTGATAATCTGGTAACATTGACCGGAGTTTTAAGCGGCCTTGCGGTAATATTAGCGATGGCGCTTTACCTGAAATTTACCGGTAAAAAGATTATTGATAAAAGCATCTTAACCGATGAAGAAAGAGAATATGAGAAGAAGTACCCTCTTTGGAAGGCATTGAGTCCTTGGATTATACTTATTGGCTTTATACTTGCATTAAATCTTCCAAAGCCGATTTATGACTACCTTTACAATCTGGCACTGCCTATAAAGGGAATAACTGTTGATGGAAGGCCTATAGCTACAAGAGCACTATGGAATGCATATACATGGATTGCAGTTGCCGTAGTTGTCTCAATGCTTGTAATACAGCCTAAAAAATCAGAGTTAAAAGCCTCTGTAAAAGTATGGATTAAGAGAGCTCCAAGACCTGTGTTTTCGGCTGCAATATTTTTCGCAATAGGTGATGTAATGAATTATTCGGGTTGGAGTCTTAATACCATGGCATACCAAACCGAAAGTATGATAAAAGTCCTTGCAAGTACATCAGCAAATGCATTCAGTGGAGCTTATGGATTTATAACAGGATTCGTCGGTCTCTTTGGTGGTTTTGTAACGGGAAGTGAAGCCTCAACCATTGCCATGTTTGCAAACTATACAATGCAGACGGCTAATAAGCTGAATCTGGGACTTGACGGACTTATAATTGTTACTGCTGCACTTGCATTTGGAGGAGGTCTCGCAAGTGTAATATCTCCTGCAAAGCTTCAAAATGCAGCAGCATCAATAGACAAGCTTGGTGAAGAAAACAAAGTAATCAGGATAGCATTTGTTTTCGCATTAATTTTGACATTTGTAACATCTGTGTACGCAATGATGTTGCTTAAAATAGGATTAAAAATATAA
- a CDS encoding MBL fold metallo-hydrolase, with amino-acid sequence MNISFLGAAKTVTGSCYLVETKETKFLVDCGMFQGKANEVLLNTEPFSFNPGELDFMLLTHAHIDHSGRIPKLYMDGFKGTIYATKPTVQLCGIMLPDSGHIQEMENEWTNRKRQRAGKPPVKPLYTLEEATDCLSLFKGVAYDEVISVSDNVRVRFNDAGHILGSAILEIWIRENNQETKVVFSGDLGNKGMPILRDPSIIGDTDYLIVESTYGDRLHTLKKETDKIEKFISIISETISKGGNVVIPSFAVGRTQELIYDLNKHMDVFGDKVNEILNVPVYVDSPLATSATQIFRENLDCFDEEAKAYIANGDNPLDFPSLKFTQSPEESRKLNEKAESMIIISASGMCDAGRVKHHLKHNLWRKESTILFVGYQAEGTLGRKIQDGAQKVKLFGEEISVNARIESIDGFSGHADKAGLLSWIRSIGRKPKNIFVVHGEQGVAASFAQTITDELGLQCIVPSRGESYVISGGSIYEHVPSANAKKRFRRLAVVEMLETLKEEFDELSEILKNDLKQEKSDVEIDEVAAKLKMVEKSIIEALK; translated from the coding sequence ATGAATATTTCATTTCTGGGGGCAGCAAAAACCGTTACAGGCTCATGTTATTTGGTTGAAACGAAGGAAACAAAATTTCTGGTTGATTGCGGAATGTTTCAAGGTAAGGCAAATGAAGTTTTATTAAATACAGAACCATTTTCTTTTAATCCCGGTGAATTGGACTTCATGCTTTTGACCCATGCACATATTGACCACAGTGGAAGAATTCCAAAACTTTATATGGACGGTTTTAAAGGAACTATTTACGCCACCAAGCCTACAGTACAACTTTGTGGTATAATGCTTCCCGACAGCGGGCACATTCAGGAAATGGAAAATGAATGGACCAACCGAAAGAGGCAGAGGGCCGGAAAACCTCCTGTTAAACCATTATATACGTTAGAAGAGGCTACTGATTGCCTCAGCCTTTTTAAAGGTGTGGCATATGATGAAGTAATATCTGTTTCAGATAATGTGAGGGTTAGATTTAATGATGCAGGACATATTCTTGGTTCGGCAATACTGGAAATTTGGATAAGGGAAAATAACCAGGAAACAAAGGTTGTATTCAGCGGTGATCTTGGAAACAAGGGAATGCCAATTCTCAGGGATCCCAGCATAATCGGGGATACTGATTACCTTATAGTTGAATCTACATACGGAGACAGGCTGCATACACTAAAAAAAGAGACTGACAAAATTGAAAAATTTATAAGTATAATATCAGAAACAATCTCCAAGGGAGGAAATGTAGTTATACCATCCTTTGCGGTAGGAAGAACTCAGGAACTGATATATGATTTAAACAAGCATATGGATGTTTTCGGTGACAAGGTAAATGAGATATTGAATGTTCCCGTATATGTTGATAGTCCCCTTGCAACCTCAGCAACCCAGATATTCAGGGAAAACCTTGACTGCTTTGACGAGGAGGCAAAGGCATATATTGCCAACGGAGACAATCCCCTTGACTTTCCGTCTCTTAAATTTACACAATCTCCCGAGGAATCAAGGAAACTTAATGAAAAAGCTGAAAGCATGATAATTATATCTGCCAGCGGTATGTGCGATGCCGGCAGAGTAAAGCATCATCTCAAACATAACCTTTGGCGTAAAGAATCAACAATTCTTTTTGTGGGTTATCAGGCTGAAGGAACTCTTGGACGTAAAATACAGGATGGGGCTCAGAAGGTAAAACTATTTGGTGAAGAGATATCTGTAAATGCACGAATAGAAAGTATCGACGGCTTTTCGGGACATGCGGACAAGGCAGGACTTCTTTCTTGGATTAGGAGCATCGGAAGAAAGCCAAAGAACATATTTGTCGTCCATGGAGAACAGGGCGTTGCTGCTTCATTTGCACAGACTATTACTGATGAGCTTGGCTTACAGTGCATTGTTCCTTCAAGAGGTGAGAGTTATGTCATAAGTGGAGGAAGCATTTACGAACATGTTCCTAGTGCAAATGCCAAAAAGAGATTTAGACGTCTTGCGGTGGTTGAAATGCTTGAAACATTAAAAGAAGAGTTTGATGAATTATCAGAAATACTTAAAAATGATTTAAAGCAGGAAAAGTCAGATGTGGAAATAGACGAAGTTGCTGCCAAACTCAAAATGGTTGAAAAATCGATTATTGAAGCCTTAAAATAA
- a CDS encoding M42 family metallopeptidase — protein MQETLKTVTQAFGVSGNEEDIREIITSEIKKYVDEIKVDAMGNLIAVKKGKKKKILFAAHMDEIGVIATFIDDKGFIRFSNLGGVSAFNSLAQRVRFKNGTVGCINAEEKLESMKDLRLGKMYIDIGCTSKEEAEKYVKVGDTASFTGDFHVQGDFAVSKAMDDRSGCAVLIELIKTMPKTDNEIYFVFTTQEELGLRGAKTASFGIMPDCAIAIDVTRTGDTPECNSMEVKLGKGPAIKVKDSSYIAHPQIRRTLQDLAQENNIPYTLELLERGGSDPGAMQTSGTGIPCGGISIPCRYVHTPCEMVSIQDLNNCVKLAGLFMKHYK, from the coding sequence ATGCAGGAAACATTAAAAACAGTTACACAGGCCTTTGGTGTATCCGGAAATGAAGAAGATATCAGAGAAATAATTACTTCTGAAATAAAAAAATATGTTGATGAAATAAAAGTTGATGCAATGGGAAATCTGATTGCAGTAAAAAAAGGAAAAAAGAAGAAAATCCTATTTGCGGCCCATATGGATGAAATTGGTGTCATAGCTACCTTTATTGATGATAAAGGATTTATAAGGTTTTCCAATTTAGGGGGAGTATCAGCGTTCAATTCCCTTGCACAAAGAGTGAGGTTTAAAAACGGCACAGTGGGTTGTATAAATGCAGAAGAGAAACTTGAAAGCATGAAGGATCTCAGACTTGGAAAAATGTATATTGATATCGGCTGCACCAGCAAAGAGGAAGCTGAGAAATACGTAAAGGTTGGAGATACAGCCAGCTTTACAGGCGATTTTCATGTTCAGGGGGATTTTGCCGTTTCAAAGGCAATGGATGACAGGAGCGGCTGTGCAGTACTTATTGAGCTTATAAAAACCATGCCTAAAACAGATAATGAAATTTACTTTGTCTTTACTACTCAGGAAGAATTGGGACTGAGAGGTGCAAAGACAGCTTCTTTCGGAATTATGCCGGATTGTGCCATCGCAATTGATGTTACACGTACAGGTGATACACCGGAATGTAACAGTATGGAAGTAAAGCTTGGCAAGGGCCCTGCAATAAAAGTAAAAGATTCTTCTTATATAGCTCATCCACAGATTCGCAGGACTTTACAGGATTTAGCCCAGGAAAACAATATTCCCTATACCTTGGAATTACTGGAAAGGGGAGGGAGTGATCCCGGCGCAATGCAGACATCTGGAACAGGAATACCATGCGGAGGTATATCAATTCCATGCAGGTATGTTCATACCCCTTGTGAAATGGTGAGCATTCAAGATTTAAATAACTGTGTCAAGCTGGCGGGTCTGTTTATGAAACATTACAAGTAA
- a CDS encoding M42 family metallopeptidase, with amino-acid sequence MTLIKELTDLNGVSGNENEVREYIKNKINGLCDSIEVDTIGNIIAYKKGSSGRLKVMLSAHMDEVGFMVSGYMEKGFLKFKPVGGIDSRILPGKRVVIGKKRLKGVIGAKPLHQQSLEERERIAKIKDLYIDIGAETKEEAEKLAPLGEFIAFDSDYVELGKDSIKAKALDDRVGCAVLMEVLKYNFEFDLYACFTVQEEVGLRGAQVAAFKIMPDVALVLEGTTCADVPEVKPFDFSTELGNGAALTLVDRTCYSDRKLVQFLYDTAVKNGIKVQYKQTTTGGNDAGQIQRTGSGVKTASISVPCRYIHSPVSVMSRSDFECVERLTLAALNEMNKDKDFIKNMAAV; translated from the coding sequence ATGACGTTGATAAAAGAACTTACAGATTTAAATGGTGTATCTGGAAATGAAAATGAAGTGAGAGAATATATTAAAAATAAAATTAATGGATTGTGTGATTCTATAGAGGTTGACACAATCGGAAATATTATTGCTTATAAAAAAGGCAGCAGCGGCAGGCTTAAGGTTATGCTTTCAGCCCATATGGATGAAGTAGGATTCATGGTTTCGGGTTATATGGAAAAAGGATTTTTAAAATTCAAACCTGTTGGGGGTATTGACAGTAGAATTTTGCCCGGTAAAAGAGTGGTAATTGGTAAAAAAAGACTCAAAGGTGTAATCGGTGCAAAGCCGCTACATCAGCAAAGTCTTGAAGAACGGGAAAGGATAGCTAAAATTAAGGATTTATATATAGATATTGGAGCGGAAACAAAGGAAGAAGCCGAAAAATTAGCTCCTTTGGGAGAGTTTATAGCCTTTGACAGTGATTATGTAGAACTTGGGAAAGACAGTATAAAGGCAAAGGCACTGGACGACAGAGTAGGCTGTGCAGTACTTATGGAGGTTTTAAAGTATAACTTTGAGTTTGATTTGTATGCGTGCTTTACAGTGCAGGAAGAAGTTGGACTTAGAGGTGCACAAGTAGCGGCATTTAAAATTATGCCGGATGTAGCCCTTGTTCTGGAAGGAACTACTTGTGCCGACGTTCCCGAGGTAAAACCCTTTGATTTTTCTACAGAACTAGGTAATGGTGCAGCTCTTACACTGGTAGACAGAACCTGTTACAGCGACAGAAAGCTGGTACAGTTTTTATATGATACGGCAGTTAAAAATGGAATAAAAGTTCAATATAAACAGACCACAACAGGTGGAAATGATGCAGGACAGATACAAAGAACTGGTAGTGGTGTTAAAACGGCATCAATTTCTGTTCCTTGCAGGTATATACATTCTCCCGTTTCTGTTATGAGCAGAAGTGATTTTGAATGTGTAGAAAGACTTACACTTGCGGCATTAAATGAAATGAACAAAGATAAGGATTTTATAAAAAACATGGCAGCAGTATAG
- a CDS encoding M20/M25/M40 family metallo-hydrolase, which produces MEIANCLEYLSGLVAVAGFEATAAAKIAETFKDYCDEVRIDKFFNVVFLKKGFNKSAKKILITAHSDEIGFLVNSIDDKGFIGISSIGGIDSKILLAQEVIIHGREDIPGIIGAMPPHLMKPEDAGKAVKIKDLRVDTGLKGEDLKKVVSIGDVVSFKSSFSLMNKNKASGKSFDNRTGIVCLMEILQSLKDINHENDIIFMASTQEETSLVGITTAAFALKPDAAIVIDACHGDIPDLSKDVSSTPGKGPEISIGPNLHQGMVEKLFELGKDICIPFQKMVESGDTGTEAWATQVSGCGIPTALLSIPVRYMHTAVETVNLEDIKYTARIITEFLRLSSEKLEKVLQ; this is translated from the coding sequence ATGGAAATAGCAAATTGTTTGGAGTATTTGTCAGGACTTGTGGCAGTAGCAGGCTTTGAAGCAACAGCAGCTGCAAAAATTGCTGAAACCTTTAAGGATTACTGCGACGAAGTCCGAATAGATAAGTTTTTCAATGTAGTTTTCCTGAAAAAAGGTTTTAATAAGTCGGCAAAAAAGATATTGATTACCGCACACAGTGATGAAATAGGCTTTCTGGTCAACTCCATAGACGATAAGGGCTTTATCGGTATAAGCTCAATTGGAGGTATAGACAGCAAAATATTGCTGGCACAGGAAGTAATAATACACGGCAGAGAGGATATCCCCGGTATAATAGGAGCAATGCCGCCTCATTTGATGAAGCCGGAGGATGCAGGAAAGGCAGTAAAAATAAAGGATTTACGTGTGGATACAGGACTAAAGGGGGAAGATCTTAAAAAAGTAGTTTCAATTGGCGATGTTGTATCCTTTAAATCAAGCTTCTCTTTAATGAACAAAAACAAAGCCAGCGGAAAGTCTTTTGACAATCGTACCGGTATTGTTTGTTTGATGGAAATATTACAGTCTCTAAAGGATATAAACCATGAAAATGATATCATATTTATGGCTTCAACTCAGGAAGAAACAAGTCTTGTAGGTATCACAACCGCAGCGTTTGCACTGAAGCCGGATGCTGCAATAGTAATTGATGCATGCCATGGAGACATACCTGATCTTTCAAAGGATGTGTCCTCAACCCCGGGAAAAGGGCCTGAAATATCGATAGGCCCAAACCTCCATCAGGGAATGGTTGAAAAGCTGTTTGAACTTGGTAAAGATATATGCATTCCTTTTCAAAAAATGGTTGAATCAGGGGATACAGGAACTGAAGCATGGGCAACTCAGGTCAGCGGCTGCGGAATACCTACCGCTCTGCTTTCAATACCGGTCAGATATATGCATACTGCTGTAGAGACTGTTAATTTGGAAGATATAAAGTATACGGCCAGAATAATAACGGAGTTTTTAAGACTTAGCAGTGAGAAATTAGAGAAAGTTCTGCAATGA
- a CDS encoding dipeptide ABC transporter ATP-binding protein: protein MSEALLEVKNLKKYFPIKGGVFQRTVGHVKAVEDISFEINKGETLGLVGESGCGKSTVGRTILRLHDKTGGEVLFKGTELFDLKKQEMQKLRPKIQIVFQDPYSSLNPRLTVGEIIGEALLEHGFCEKKNLKQRVLKVMEQCGLLTFHIDRYPHEFSGGQRQRIGIARALALNPEFIVCDEPVSALDVSIQSQIINLLSDLQKEYGFSYLFISHDLSVVKHISHRVAVMYLGCLVEIADKTELYDNPLHPYTKALLSAVPLPDPRLKREKIVLSGDLPSPANPPSGCRFHTRCPKCSDICKQQVPELKDVGQNHKVACHFA, encoded by the coding sequence ATGAGTGAAGCTTTGCTTGAGGTAAAAAATTTGAAAAAGTACTTTCCCATAAAAGGAGGAGTATTCCAGAGAACGGTAGGACACGTTAAAGCAGTAGAAGATATATCCTTCGAAATAAATAAGGGTGAAACTCTGGGGTTGGTAGGCGAATCGGGATGCGGAAAAAGCACCGTAGGCCGTACAATTCTGAGGCTACATGATAAAACCGGAGGAGAGGTTTTATTTAAAGGAACAGAATTATTTGACCTTAAGAAACAAGAAATGCAAAAGCTGAGGCCCAAAATTCAGATTGTCTTCCAGGACCCGTACAGCTCCTTGAATCCCAGACTTACAGTTGGTGAAATTATTGGTGAAGCACTTCTTGAACACGGTTTTTGTGAAAAAAAGAATTTAAAACAGCGTGTATTAAAGGTTATGGAACAGTGCGGACTGCTGACCTTTCATATTGACAGATATCCCCATGAATTTTCAGGAGGGCAGAGGCAGAGAATCGGTATTGCAAGGGCTTTGGCCTTGAATCCTGAATTTATTGTATGCGATGAGCCTGTTTCGGCATTGGATGTATCCATTCAATCACAGATAATAAACCTTTTATCTGATCTTCAAAAAGAATATGGATTTTCCTACTTATTTATTTCACACGATTTAAGCGTAGTAAAGCATATTTCACACCGGGTGGCAGTAATGTATCTTGGCTGCCTTGTTGAGATTGCTGACAAAACAGAGCTTTATGATAATCCGCTTCATCCGTATACAAAGGCCCTTTTATCGGCCGTCCCACTGCCTGACCCTAGACTTAAAAGAGAAAAAATAGTTTTATCCGGGGATTTGCCCAGCCCTGCAAATCCTCCGTCCGGCTGCCGCTTTCACACAAGATGCCCAAAGTGCAGCGATATTTGCAAACAACAGGTACCGGAATTGAAAGATGTTGGACAAAACCATAAAGTTGCATGTCATTTTGCTTGA
- a CDS encoding ABC transporter ATP-binding protein, with the protein MSEKLLEIKDLHTFFYTDAGVVKAVNGVSFQVNKGQTIGIVGESGCGKSVMSLSIMRLIQEPGKIVEGQVIFNGQDLVKLSQSEMRKINGDRISMIFQEPMTSLNPVFTVGNQIAESLILHENLTKKQAREKAIEMISTVGIPRAEGIYDSYPHELSGGMRQRIMIAMALSCNPELLIADEPTTALDVTIQAQILDLLKEIKRKFGTSIMLITHDLGVVAEMADYVIVMYAGRIIEQGNVNDIYLNPMHPYTIGLLKSKPSITTVSDRLYTIPGQVPNLINLPEICYFSDRCKMCKDVCKQGFPKLIDMGNDHFVACTLFGEVTR; encoded by the coding sequence ATGTCTGAAAAACTTTTGGAAATTAAAGATCTACATACATTTTTTTATACTGATGCAGGTGTTGTTAAAGCGGTAAACGGCGTTTCCTTTCAGGTTAATAAAGGACAAACGATAGGCATAGTTGGTGAATCCGGCTGTGGAAAGAGTGTCATGTCTCTTTCTATTATGCGATTAATACAGGAACCGGGAAAAATAGTTGAGGGACAGGTAATTTTCAATGGTCAGGATCTTGTAAAACTATCCCAGAGTGAAATGAGGAAAATAAACGGAGACAGGATTTCAATGATATTTCAGGAACCTATGACTTCATTAAATCCTGTTTTTACAGTTGGTAACCAGATAGCAGAATCACTTATACTTCATGAAAATTTAACAAAAAAACAGGCAAGGGAAAAAGCAATCGAAATGATTTCAACTGTTGGAATACCTCGTGCAGAAGGCATATATGACTCTTACCCCCATGAATTATCCGGAGGTATGAGACAGAGAATCATGATAGCCATGGCACTTTCCTGCAATCCCGAACTTTTGATTGCAGATGAACCGACAACAGCTTTGGATGTTACAATACAAGCACAAATACTAGATTTGCTTAAAGAAATAAAGAGAAAATTCGGGACTTCCATAATGTTAATTACACACGATCTTGGGGTCGTAGCCGAAATGGCGGATTATGTAATAGTAATGTATGCAGGAAGAATAATTGAACAGGGAAATGTAAACGACATTTATCTGAATCCCATGCATCCGTATACAATAGGGCTTCTAAAATCAAAACCGAGTATAACTACTGTAAGTGACAGGCTTTATACAATACCCGGACAGGTACCGAACCTTATTAATTTACCTGAAATCTGTTACTTTTCAGATAGGTGTAAAATGTGCAAGGATGTCTGTAAACAAGGTTTTCCAAAGCTGATTGATATGGGAAATGACCATTTCGTTGCATGTACATTGTTTGGGGAGGTGACAAGATGA
- the opp4C gene encoding oligopeptide ABC transporter permease, with translation MAIKQFKRNKLAIVGLFLISFLIIICFYGPVFSKYPLLKTDIIMAKLKPGPEHLLGTDSSGRDILTRLMYGGRISITVGFVAVLLEILLGTTIGGLAGYYSGKIDNMLMRLVDIFLSIPFLPVVIIIGAIMSDLNIPPQRRIYFVMFIIGVLSWPVMARLVRGQILTLREQEYMIAAEALGLKDRRKIVRHLIPNVIPSIIVSATLGIGDAILMESALSFLGLGVAMPFPSWGNMVQAVRDTNDFILRSWLWIPPGICIFTIVLAINFVGDGLRDAFDPKMKK, from the coding sequence ATGGCTATCAAACAATTTAAAAGAAACAAACTGGCAATAGTGGGATTATTCTTGATATCTTTTCTTATTATTATATGTTTTTACGGGCCGGTATTTTCTAAATATCCTTTACTGAAAACAGACATAATTATGGCAAAGCTTAAACCGGGGCCTGAGCATTTATTGGGTACTGACAGCAGCGGACGTGATATTTTAACACGCTTGATGTATGGAGGGAGAATCTCCATAACCGTAGGCTTTGTTGCTGTACTCCTGGAAATACTCCTGGGTACCACTATAGGAGGCTTGGCAGGCTATTACAGTGGTAAAATTGATAATATGCTTATGAGGCTTGTTGATATATTCCTTAGTATCCCATTTTTGCCTGTTGTAATAATAATAGGTGCAATAATGTCTGATTTAAATATACCTCCTCAACGCAGGATATATTTCGTAATGTTCATAATAGGAGTTCTCAGCTGGCCTGTAATGGCGAGATTGGTTCGCGGACAGATTCTTACCTTACGTGAACAGGAGTATATGATTGCAGCAGAAGCACTTGGACTCAAGGACAGGCGAAAAATAGTAAGACACCTTATTCCTAATGTTATCCCCAGTATAATTGTATCTGCAACTCTTGGGATAGGTGATGCCATATTGATGGAATCTGCATTATCTTTTCTTGGACTTGGCGTGGCTATGCCGTTCCCATCGTGGGGAAACATGGTTCAGGCAGTAAGAGATACCAATGATTTCATTCTCCGCTCATGGCTTTGGATACCACCGGGAATATGTATCTTCACCATAGTTCTTGCAATTAATTTTGTGGGTGACGGCCTACGGGATGCCTTTGACCCTAAAATGAAAAAGTAG
- a CDS encoding ABC transporter permease, with product MWNYLARRILQMIPIIIGVSIILFLIINLVPGNFIDSKVSSTHMTPQQIQHLKDIYGINDPIYLKYFKWIKGAVHFDFGDSFTYQKPVSTVINTYVWNSFSIALVAFILELLIAIPIGIISATRQYSKTDMIFTFLALIGISFPSFFLGYILIKVFAVNLHILPLAGLNTPGSNYIGFAFIIDRLKHMILPVLVLALISAGSMMRYTRTAVLEIVKQDYIRTARAKGLSEKVVIYKHALRNALIPIVTLIGLSLPGLFSGAIITESIFGIPGIGKIALEAVTKRDYPLLMGFSLFVAVLTLLGNLLSDIFYAIVDPRVKLK from the coding sequence ATGTGGAATTACTTAGCCAGAAGAATCCTTCAGATGATACCTATTATAATTGGAGTTTCCATAATATTATTCCTAATAATCAATCTGGTTCCCGGAAATTTTATTGATTCAAAAGTTTCATCCACACATATGACACCCCAGCAGATTCAACATCTTAAAGATATTTACGGGATTAACGACCCCATTTATCTCAAGTATTTTAAATGGATTAAAGGTGCCGTTCATTTTGACTTTGGTGATTCATTTACATACCAGAAGCCTGTTTCTACCGTAATCAATACATATGTATGGAATTCCTTCAGTATTGCGCTTGTGGCTTTTATTCTGGAGCTGCTTATTGCAATACCTATAGGTATTATTTCTGCTACCAGGCAATACTCAAAGACTGATATGATTTTTACTTTTTTAGCACTAATCGGAATTTCCTTTCCATCCTTTTTCCTTGGATATATATTAATAAAAGTTTTTGCCGTAAACCTTCATATTCTGCCACTGGCGGGTTTAAATACGCCGGGTTCCAACTATATAGGATTTGCGTTTATAATTGACCGGCTGAAACATATGATACTACCGGTTCTAGTACTTGCATTAATAAGTGCCGGGTCTATGATGAGATACACAAGAACTGCTGTACTTGAAATTGTAAAACAGGATTATATAAGGACTGCCAGAGCAAAAGGTCTCAGTGAAAAGGTGGTTATATATAAACATGCATTGCGAAATGCATTGATTCCTATCGTTACTCTCATTGGTCTTTCACTTCCGGGATTATTTTCAGGTGCAATCATAACAGAGAGTATATTTGGTATTCCGGGTATAGGAAAAATTGCACTGGAAGCAGTGACAAAAAGAGATTATCCGCTTTTGATGGGATTTTCACTGTTTGTTGCTGTACTTACCCTTCTGGGAAATCTGCTTTCGGATATTTTCTATGCAATTGTTGATCCCAGAGTTAAGCTAAAGTGA